The following coding sequences lie in one Brevibacterium marinum genomic window:
- a CDS encoding pitrilysin family protein: MTTEHMPGLASETIGIWVAAGSRDESRETAGSTHFLEHMLFKGTATKDARTIAAAFDKTGGDSNAITAKELTCYYSRCLVTDLADITSLLVDMVSNSNLDAEEFARERGVIIEELAMSADDPGDVLFDDFDELIFGDHPLARPVGATKDQIRMLDHNTLLEHYSSTYVPPRLVIAAAGGATHDEVVTMVEEALNEANSGSGPRSWAESTGADASAGGADADGRGARETPTFHSGRSHTYKDNEQLGILLGCEGLEEGHEDRFIYSVLLTMLGGGMSSRLFQSVREDRGLAYAVSCMASQFTDFGTFGIYAGCAPENGQSVVDLALAEWDRLAQEEPSRAELDAIVSQLSGSMVLGLESSAARMNRLARSEIFGVPLESPLDLIERVRSVTSAQVSAMAGQLMERPKSLSLVGPTTDIALP; the protein is encoded by the coding sequence GTGACCACCGAACACATGCCCGGACTGGCATCGGAGACCATCGGCATCTGGGTCGCGGCCGGATCGCGCGACGAATCGAGAGAGACCGCCGGCTCGACCCATTTCCTCGAGCACATGCTGTTCAAGGGAACGGCGACGAAGGACGCGAGGACGATCGCCGCGGCCTTCGACAAGACCGGGGGAGACTCCAACGCCATCACGGCCAAGGAGCTCACCTGCTACTACTCGAGGTGCCTGGTCACCGACCTGGCCGACATCACCTCGCTGCTCGTCGACATGGTCTCGAACTCGAATCTGGACGCCGAGGAGTTCGCACGCGAGCGCGGAGTCATCATCGAAGAGCTGGCGATGTCCGCCGACGACCCCGGTGACGTCCTGTTCGACGACTTCGACGAGCTCATCTTCGGAGACCACCCACTGGCACGGCCGGTCGGCGCGACCAAGGACCAGATCCGCATGCTCGACCACAACACGCTGCTCGAGCACTATTCGTCCACCTATGTCCCACCGCGTCTGGTCATCGCCGCCGCAGGCGGTGCCACCCACGACGAGGTCGTGACAATGGTCGAAGAAGCTCTGAACGAGGCGAACTCGGGTTCCGGGCCCCGCTCGTGGGCCGAGTCGACCGGCGCCGATGCATCCGCAGGAGGGGCCGACGCCGACGGGCGGGGAGCGCGAGAGACTCCCACGTTCCACTCGGGCCGCTCCCACACCTATAAGGACAACGAACAGCTGGGGATCCTCCTCGGCTGTGAGGGCCTCGAGGAAGGGCACGAGGATCGCTTCATCTACTCGGTGCTGCTGACGATGCTCGGCGGCGGCATGTCCTCCCGCCTGTTCCAGAGCGTGCGCGAAGACCGCGGCCTCGCCTACGCCGTCAGCTGCATGGCGAGCCAGTTCACCGATTTCGGAACGTTCGGCATCTATGCCGGATGTGCGCCGGAGAACGGCCAGTCCGTGGTCGATCTGGCGCTGGCCGAATGGGACCGTCTCGCACAGGAGGAGCCGAGCCGGGCCGAGTTGGATGCGATCGTGTCCCAGCTGTCGGGGTCGATGGTCCTCGGGCTCGAGTCCTCGGCCGCGCGCATGAATCGACTGGCCCGATCGGAGATCTTCGGGGTGCCCCTCGAATCTCCGCTCGATCTCATCGAACGCGTCCGTTCGGTCACCTCCGCGCAGGTGTCCGCGATGGCCGGCCAGCTCATGGAACGCCCGAAGTCCCTGTCCCTCGTCGGGCCGACGACCGACATCGCGCTGCCCTGA
- a CDS encoding TetR family transcriptional regulator C-terminal domain-containing protein: MPRKSASDRREEILAATVEEIESTGLRTLRVADVADRLGLSPSLVIYHFVTKEALVAAAFAHAGENDLYRARRLATGRRPATERLSDVVRWYMPTGSTRSWKIWIDGWSAGLFDAEVRSTFAALDRDWKTILSGLIVEGLEAGEFRCAGTAEVTSAGVAEATSTEAAEACATRILAYLDGLAVQLIFNPESVSPAALSRWVEAFVARELE; encoded by the coding sequence ATGCCCAGGAAGAGTGCATCGGATCGCCGGGAGGAGATCCTGGCCGCGACCGTCGAGGAGATCGAGAGCACGGGCCTGCGCACCCTCCGAGTCGCCGATGTCGCCGACCGGCTGGGCCTGAGTCCGAGCCTGGTCATCTACCACTTCGTGACGAAGGAAGCGCTCGTCGCTGCGGCCTTCGCGCATGCCGGGGAGAACGACCTCTATCGCGCGCGTCGCCTCGCCACCGGTCGCAGGCCGGCGACGGAAAGGCTGAGCGACGTCGTCCGGTGGTACATGCCGACCGGGTCGACGCGAAGCTGGAAAATCTGGATCGACGGCTGGTCGGCCGGGCTCTTCGACGCCGAGGTGAGGTCGACGTTCGCCGCGCTCGACCGCGACTGGAAGACGATCCTCTCGGGACTCATCGTCGAAGGCCTCGAAGCCGGAGAGTTCCGGTGCGCTGGCACTGCGGAGGTTACATCCGCAGGGGTGGCGGAGGCCACATCCACGGAGGCGGCCGAGGCCTGTGCGACGCGGATTCTCGCCTACCTCGATGGGTTGGCGGTCCAGCTCATCTTCAACCCCGAATCCGTCTCCCCGGCGGCCCTGTCTCGATGGGTCGAGGCCTTCGTCGCCCGGGAGCTCGAATGA
- the infB gene encoding translation initiation factor IF-2, translating to MAKPRVHELAKELGTTSKNVLEKLQDQGEFVRSASSTLEAPVVRKVREAFADSAPAEPGGDKTSGASGGSKSAAKPGAKPAAKPGAPKPGAKTQAKPGAKPGPKAPSAKTDAAESDSAAAQSATESTETKPVPESTEAKPAAKPAAGPKSGAAADAAETGPADSSAEAKPAAKPNAPKPGAPTPNPGAAPKPGGAPKPGAAPKPGAGPKPGAAPKPGGRSSARPGNNPFASAQGMPKSGGRGGSKSGNRSGGQGGPGARPGNNPFANSQGMPKPGQKPRPAGEESSDGPRPGPRPGAPRPNPSMLKNSALNKPAPSRGRGGGRGNAPAGGPGGPGGAPGGGPGGRRGPGGPGGRGSGRGRGSTQGAFGRGGGPRQKGRKSKRAKRAEFEQMQTPSVGGVSVPRGDGNTPLRLRRGSSLADFAEKINTDPTNLVTVLFHLGEMATITQSLDEGTFEVLGEELGYKIEIVSPEDEDRELLETFDIDLDAEAAEEDDEDLAARPPVITVMGHVDHGKTKLLDAIRSANVAGREAGGITQHIGAYQVEVEHDDADRKLTFLDTPGHEAFTAMRARGAKSTDLAILVVAADDGVMPQTVEALNHAQAADVPIVVAVNKVDKEGANPAKVMQQLTEYNLVAEEYGGETMFVPISALKREGIDQLLESVLLTTDAALDLRANPDKSARGIAIEAKLDKGRGAVATVLVDSGTLHQGDAIVCGTAYGRVRAMFDENGNQVAEAGPSRPVQVLGLSSVPRAGDTFISTDDDRTARQIAEKRDAIERNAAQARGRKRISLEDFTKALAEGKVDMLNLILKGDVSGAVEALEDSLLKIDVGDEVDLRIIHRGVGAITENDINLATVDNAIVIGFNVRPEAKARDLADREGVDVRYYSVIYQAIDDIESSLKGMLKPEYEEVQTGTAEIREVFRSSKFGNIAGSIVRDGHITRNASARVTRDGVVVGDKVKIESLRRFKDDATEVREGFECGIGLGSFNDLKVGDIIETVEMREKPRD from the coding sequence GTGGCAAAGCCCCGTGTCCATGAGCTCGCGAAGGAGCTCGGCACTACAAGCAAGAACGTCCTCGAGAAACTGCAGGACCAGGGCGAATTCGTTCGCTCCGCCTCCTCGACCCTTGAAGCACCTGTCGTGCGCAAGGTGAGGGAAGCGTTCGCCGATTCCGCTCCGGCCGAACCCGGCGGCGACAAGACCTCCGGCGCATCCGGTGGCTCGAAGTCGGCGGCCAAGCCCGGAGCCAAGCCCGCGGCGAAGCCCGGAGCCCCCAAACCCGGCGCTAAGACCCAGGCCAAACCGGGAGCCAAGCCCGGCCCGAAGGCCCCTTCGGCGAAGACCGATGCGGCCGAATCCGACTCCGCAGCGGCGCAGTCGGCGACCGAGTCGACCGAAACGAAGCCCGTACCCGAGTCGACCGAGGCGAAGCCTGCTGCCAAACCGGCTGCGGGGCCCAAATCCGGCGCCGCAGCCGACGCTGCCGAGACCGGCCCAGCCGACTCCTCGGCCGAGGCCAAGCCGGCAGCCAAGCCGAACGCACCGAAGCCGGGAGCCCCGACTCCGAATCCGGGGGCGGCTCCCAAGCCGGGCGGCGCACCGAAGCCCGGTGCTGCGCCCAAACCTGGTGCCGGCCCGAAGCCGGGTGCTGCACCCAAACCGGGCGGTCGTTCGTCGGCCCGTCCCGGAAACAATCCGTTCGCTTCCGCCCAGGGGATGCCCAAGTCCGGCGGCCGCGGAGGCTCCAAGTCCGGTAACCGCTCCGGTGGTCAGGGAGGCCCGGGCGCGCGTCCGGGCAACAACCCGTTCGCGAACTCGCAGGGTATGCCCAAGCCGGGCCAGAAGCCTCGCCCAGCCGGCGAGGAGAGCTCGGACGGACCACGTCCGGGACCGCGTCCTGGCGCGCCCCGTCCCAACCCGTCGATGCTGAAGAACTCCGCGCTCAACAAGCCGGCGCCCAGTCGCGGCCGTGGCGGAGGTCGCGGCAACGCGCCGGCCGGCGGTCCGGGCGGTCCAGGCGGCGCCCCGGGCGGAGGACCAGGCGGACGTCGCGGACCGGGTGGTCCCGGTGGACGCGGCTCGGGCCGGGGTCGTGGAAGCACTCAGGGTGCATTCGGCCGCGGCGGCGGTCCCCGTCAGAAGGGACGCAAGTCGAAGCGGGCCAAGCGCGCCGAGTTCGAGCAGATGCAGACGCCGTCCGTCGGCGGCGTCTCCGTTCCACGCGGTGACGGCAACACCCCGCTGCGTCTGCGCCGCGGATCCTCGTTGGCAGACTTCGCCGAGAAGATCAACACCGATCCGACCAACCTCGTGACGGTGCTGTTCCACCTCGGCGAGATGGCGACCATCACCCAGTCATTGGACGAGGGGACGTTCGAGGTCCTCGGTGAGGAACTCGGTTACAAGATCGAGATCGTCTCGCCCGAGGACGAGGACCGCGAGCTGCTCGAGACCTTCGACATCGACCTCGACGCCGAAGCCGCGGAAGAGGACGATGAGGACCTGGCTGCCCGTCCACCGGTTATCACGGTCATGGGTCACGTCGATCACGGTAAGACCAAACTTCTGGACGCGATCCGGTCGGCCAACGTCGCCGGCCGCGAGGCCGGTGGGATCACCCAGCACATCGGTGCCTACCAGGTCGAGGTCGAACACGACGATGCCGATCGCAAACTCACCTTCCTCGACACCCCCGGTCACGAGGCGTTCACCGCCATGCGTGCCCGCGGTGCGAAGTCGACGGACCTTGCGATCCTCGTGGTCGCAGCCGATGACGGCGTCATGCCGCAGACGGTTGAAGCGCTCAACCACGCGCAGGCGGCGGATGTGCCGATCGTGGTCGCGGTGAATAAGGTCGACAAGGAAGGCGCGAATCCCGCCAAGGTCATGCAGCAGCTGACCGAGTACAACCTGGTGGCCGAGGAGTACGGCGGCGAGACCATGTTCGTCCCGATCTCCGCGCTCAAGCGCGAGGGCATCGACCAGCTGCTCGAATCCGTGCTGCTGACCACCGATGCCGCGCTGGACCTGCGGGCCAACCCGGACAAGTCCGCTCGCGGCATCGCCATCGAGGCCAAGCTGGACAAGGGTCGCGGTGCGGTCGCCACCGTCCTCGTCGACTCCGGCACCCTGCACCAGGGAGACGCCATCGTGTGCGGCACGGCCTATGGCCGCGTGCGTGCGATGTTCGATGAGAACGGCAATCAGGTCGCCGAGGCGGGCCCATCGCGTCCCGTCCAGGTGCTGGGGCTGTCGTCCGTGCCGCGCGCCGGTGATACGTTCATTTCCACCGATGACGATCGCACGGCCCGTCAGATCGCTGAGAAGCGCGACGCCATCGAGCGCAACGCGGCTCAGGCTCGCGGACGCAAGCGGATCAGCCTCGAGGACTTCACCAAGGCACTGGCGGAGGGCAAGGTCGACATGCTCAACCTCATCCTCAAGGGCGACGTGTCCGGTGCGGTCGAAGCGCTGGAGGACTCGCTGCTCAAGATCGATGTGGGCGACGAGGTCGACCTGCGCATCATCCACCGCGGAGTCGGTGCGATCACCGAGAACGACATCAACCTGGCCACGGTCGACAATGCGATCGTCATCGGCTTCAACGTCCGGCCGGAGGCGAAGGCTCGCGACCTGGCCGACCGCGAAGGGGTCGACGTCAGGTACTACTCGGTCATCTACCAGGCGATCGACGACATCGAGAGCTCGCTCAAGGGCATGCTCAAGCCGGAGTACGAAGAGGTCCAGACGGGCACCGCGGAGATCCGCGAAGTCTTCCGGTCCTCGAAGTTCGGCAACATCGCCGGCTCCATCGTCCGCGATGGGCACATCACCAGGAACGCCTCTGCTCGCGTCACACGTGATGGAGTCGTCGTCGGCGACAAGGTCAAGATCGAGTCCCTGCGTCGCTTCAAGGACGATGCCACCGAGGTCCGCGAAGGATTCGAGTGCGGTATCGGACTGGGCAGTTTCAACGATCTCAAGGTCGGCGACATCATCGAGACCGTCGAGATGCGCGAGAAGCCTCGCGACTGA
- a CDS encoding bifunctional riboflavin kinase/FAD synthetase gives MELYHGLNEVGADGVDTVVTLGNFDGVHRGHQTVLQAVAALARQRSLRSVAMTFDPHPRTVHRPDEPTLMITSTDQKAALLAETGIDALFVQHYDLDFANQTAEEFVRRYFVDALHCQTVVVGDDVRFGKDNEGTIDTLRSLGEKYGFSTETIEEVGRGGRYSSSRIRDQIIAGDVAEAADQLGRYHRVEGTVVHGDARGRDLGFPTANLAEDGQGLVPADGVYAGWATFSDDDQAYPAAISVGTNPTFKGDIRRVEAHVLDKEFGEFDVYGRHMDLDFVARIRGQVAFTGMDELVVKMHEDTADVREVLHT, from the coding sequence GTGGAGCTGTATCACGGACTGAATGAGGTCGGGGCCGATGGTGTCGACACCGTTGTGACCCTGGGCAACTTCGACGGTGTCCACCGCGGACACCAAACCGTCCTCCAGGCAGTCGCCGCCCTGGCCAGGCAACGTTCCCTGCGCTCCGTGGCCATGACCTTCGACCCGCACCCGCGCACCGTCCACCGCCCGGATGAGCCCACCCTGATGATCACGAGCACCGATCAGAAGGCGGCGCTGTTGGCAGAGACCGGCATCGACGCCCTGTTCGTCCAGCACTACGATCTCGACTTCGCGAACCAGACGGCAGAGGAGTTCGTCCGCAGGTACTTCGTCGATGCCCTGCACTGTCAGACCGTCGTCGTCGGCGACGATGTGCGGTTCGGCAAGGACAACGAAGGCACCATCGACACCTTGCGCAGCCTCGGCGAGAAATACGGATTCAGCACCGAGACGATCGAAGAGGTCGGGCGCGGCGGACGCTATTCCTCCTCACGCATCCGCGATCAGATCATCGCCGGTGATGTCGCCGAGGCGGCCGATCAGCTGGGGCGCTACCACCGGGTCGAAGGGACGGTCGTCCACGGCGATGCCCGCGGCCGCGATCTCGGATTCCCGACCGCGAATCTCGCCGAGGACGGCCAGGGCCTCGTTCCCGCCGACGGCGTCTACGCCGGATGGGCGACGTTCTCCGACGACGACCAGGCCTACCCCGCGGCGATCTCTGTGGGCACCAACCCCACGTTCAAAGGCGATATTCGGCGGGTCGAGGCTCATGTGCTCGACAAGGAGTTCGGCGAGTTCGACGTCTACGGCAGACACATGGACCTCGACTTCGTAGCTCGGATCCGCGGACAGGTGGCTTTCACAGGGATGGATGAGCTCGTCGTCAAGATGCATGAGGACACTGCCGATGTGCGCGAGGTCCTCCACACCTGA
- the rpsO gene encoding 30S ribosomal protein S15: MALSSAEKQEVIKEYATHEGDTGSPEVQVALLTRRITELTEHFKDHKQDHHSRRGLLLLVGQRRRMLKYLQRVEIERYRSLIKRLGLRR, from the coding sequence ATGGCTCTCAGTTCCGCTGAAAAGCAAGAGGTCATCAAGGAATATGCAACTCACGAGGGCGACACCGGTTCTCCCGAGGTTCAGGTCGCGCTGCTCACCCGCCGGATCACCGAGCTCACCGAGCACTTCAAGGATCACAAGCAGGACCACCACTCGCGTCGCGGCCTGCTGCTCCTCGTCGGCCAGCGCCGCAGGATGCTCAAGTACCTGCAGCGCGTGGAGATCGAGCGTTACCGTTCGCTCATCAAGCGCCTGGGTCTGCGTCGCTGA
- the rbfA gene encoding 30S ribosome-binding factor RbfA: MADATRPRKIADQIKVIVAGTIERRLKDPRLGFVTVTDVRVTGDLQHASIFYTVFGDDQDLEATGKALESAKGFIRSEVGKGLTIRLTPSLEFIADSVPEAAAHLDGLLAEAAANDARIADLARDAEPAGDEDPYKTRDDD; the protein is encoded by the coding sequence ATGGCAGATGCAACTCGGCCGCGTAAGATCGCCGACCAGATCAAGGTCATCGTCGCCGGCACGATCGAACGCAGACTCAAAGACCCCCGTCTCGGATTCGTCACGGTCACCGATGTGCGTGTGACCGGAGACCTGCAGCACGCCTCGATCTTCTACACCGTGTTCGGTGACGATCAGGACCTGGAAGCCACGGGCAAGGCGCTGGAGTCGGCGAAGGGCTTCATCCGCTCCGAGGTGGGCAAGGGGCTGACGATCCGTCTCACACCGAGCCTCGAATTCATCGCGGACTCCGTCCCGGAGGCCGCTGCCCATCTGGACGGACTCCTGGCCGAAGCCGCAGCCAACGATGCCAGGATCGCTGACCTGGCCAGGGACGCCGAGCCTGCCGGGGACGAAGATCCCTATAAGACCCGCGACGACGACTGA
- the truB gene encoding tRNA pseudouridine(55) synthase TruB — translation MSDTSPQGVLVCDKPQGLTSHGVVSRIRRWYGTRKVGHAGTLDPMATGVLVLGLGRGTKLLGYLTGVSKTYRATIRLGAATPTDDADSEPDLFADPSALAAVTDAAIAEGVSALTGSIDQVPSAVSAIKVDGQRSYARVRAGEDVSLKARRVEVSTFAIRETRYRAAEGHVDVDVEVDCSSGTYVRALARDLGDSLGVHGHLTALRRTRVGAFDIDEAVTIPEDLDIDPPRLRTLAEVARTLLPNMSVDAAEAQALMQGKTITTDRAPSADDEIAVTCGEDLVSIAEVRPGGGLKSLTAFAIDLA, via the coding sequence GTGAGTGATACCTCGCCGCAGGGCGTCCTCGTCTGCGACAAGCCCCAGGGCCTGACTTCCCACGGCGTCGTCTCCCGGATTCGACGCTGGTACGGCACCCGCAAGGTCGGGCATGCCGGGACCCTCGATCCCATGGCCACGGGCGTGCTCGTTCTCGGCCTGGGCCGCGGGACCAAACTGCTGGGCTACCTCACCGGCGTCTCCAAGACGTATCGGGCGACCATCCGACTCGGCGCGGCCACGCCCACCGACGACGCCGACTCCGAACCGGATCTCTTCGCCGACCCCTCGGCCCTTGCCGCCGTCACCGACGCCGCGATCGCCGAGGGGGTCTCCGCACTCACGGGCTCCATCGACCAGGTGCCCAGCGCGGTCTCCGCGATCAAGGTCGACGGCCAGCGCTCCTATGCCCGTGTCCGCGCGGGCGAGGACGTCTCTCTCAAGGCCCGCCGGGTCGAAGTCTCGACCTTCGCCATTCGCGAGACCCGCTATAGGGCTGCGGAGGGCCACGTCGACGTCGACGTCGAGGTCGACTGCTCCTCGGGCACCTACGTGCGTGCCCTGGCACGCGATCTCGGGGACAGCCTCGGCGTCCATGGTCATCTCACCGCTCTGCGGCGCACCCGCGTCGGCGCATTCGACATCGACGAGGCGGTGACGATCCCTGAGGACCTCGACATCGATCCGCCCCGGCTGAGAACCCTCGCCGAGGTGGCACGGACGCTGCTGCCGAACATGAGCGTCGATGCCGCCGAGGCCCAAGCCCTCATGCAGGGAAAGACCATCACCACCGACCGCGCTCCGTCTGCGGACGACGAGATCGCGGTGACCTGCGGTGAGGACCTCGTCTCCATCGCCGAGGTGCGTCCCGGGGGAGGGCTGAAGTCTCTGACCGCCTTCGCCATCGACCTCGCCTGA
- a CDS encoding polyribonucleotide nucleotidyltransferase encodes MGLNPESAVAHIDNGSFGSHTVRFETGRLAQQAAGSAVAYLDDETMLFSATSAGKNPREGFDFFPLTVDVEERMYAAGRIPGSFFRREGRPSTDAVLTCRLIDRPLRPSFVKGLRNEVQVVVTVMSIHPDHIYDALAINAASMSTQLSGLPFSGPIGGVRIALIDGQWVAFPNHSQLDDAVFNMVVAGRVVGDDVAIMMVEAEATDNAVDRIKTGAPAPTEEVVAEGLEAAKPFISELCRAQQELADSAAKPTVEFPVFHDYEEDVYEAVRELAEAKQTENFQIADKQEREAAGEVLLSELFDKLGERFEGREKEIAGALNALTKQVVRKRILTDQIRIDGRGLKDIRPLTAETNVIPRAHGSAIFERGETQILGVTTLNMLKLEQHIDSLSPVTSKRYMHHYNFPPYSVGETGRVGSPKRREIGHGALAERALVPVLPKREDFPYAIREVSEALGSNGSTSMGSVCASTLAMLSAGVPLQAPVAGIAMGLVSDVISTDTGDQTAYAALTDILGAEDAFGDMDFKVAGTRDFITAIQLDTKLDGLPASVLGAALKQAREARMVILDVIAEAIDAPAEMAPTAPRIISVNIPVDKIGEIIGPKGKMINQMQEDTGADISVEDDGTVLIGAADGPAAEAARSMINAIANPQVPEVGERYLGTVVKTMSFGAFVSLTPGKDGLLHISELRKLNDGKRVEDVEDVVGVGQKVQVEITKIDDRGKLSLSPVGDEDEEEGSDN; translated from the coding sequence GTGGGACTCAACCCTGAATCCGCCGTAGCGCACATCGACAATGGCAGCTTCGGCTCACACACCGTCCGTTTCGAAACAGGACGGCTCGCACAACAGGCCGCCGGCTCGGCCGTGGCCTACCTCGACGACGAAACCATGCTCTTCTCGGCCACCTCGGCCGGCAAGAACCCCCGTGAGGGCTTCGACTTCTTCCCCCTGACCGTCGACGTCGAAGAGCGCATGTACGCCGCCGGCCGCATCCCCGGATCGTTCTTCCGCCGGGAAGGACGCCCGTCGACCGACGCCGTCCTCACCTGCCGACTCATCGACCGTCCCCTGCGCCCATCCTTCGTCAAGGGGCTGCGCAACGAGGTCCAGGTCGTCGTCACGGTGATGTCCATCCACCCCGACCACATCTACGACGCCCTGGCCATCAACGCGGCCTCGATGTCGACCCAGCTCTCCGGACTGCCCTTCTCCGGCCCCATCGGCGGTGTGCGGATCGCACTCATCGACGGACAGTGGGTCGCGTTCCCGAACCATTCGCAGCTCGATGACGCCGTGTTCAACATGGTCGTGGCCGGACGTGTCGTCGGTGACGACGTCGCCATCATGATGGTCGAGGCCGAAGCCACGGACAACGCCGTGGACCGGATCAAGACCGGCGCGCCCGCACCGACCGAAGAAGTCGTGGCCGAGGGACTCGAAGCGGCCAAGCCCTTCATCAGCGAACTCTGCCGTGCTCAGCAGGAGCTGGCCGACAGCGCCGCCAAGCCGACCGTCGAATTCCCGGTCTTCCACGACTACGAAGAAGACGTCTACGAAGCTGTGCGAGAGCTCGCCGAAGCCAAGCAGACCGAGAACTTCCAGATCGCGGACAAGCAGGAACGCGAAGCCGCAGGAGAAGTCCTCCTCTCGGAGCTCTTCGACAAGCTCGGCGAGCGATTCGAAGGCCGCGAGAAGGAGATCGCCGGAGCGCTGAACGCCCTGACCAAACAGGTCGTGCGCAAGCGCATCCTCACCGACCAGATCCGCATCGACGGACGGGGACTCAAGGACATCCGTCCGCTGACCGCCGAGACCAACGTGATTCCACGGGCACACGGCTCGGCGATCTTCGAGCGCGGAGAGACGCAGATCCTCGGTGTGACCACGCTGAACATGCTCAAGCTCGAACAGCACATCGACTCGCTGTCGCCCGTGACCTCGAAGCGCTACATGCACCACTACAACTTCCCGCCCTACTCGGTCGGTGAGACCGGTCGTGTGGGCAGCCCGAAGCGCCGCGAGATCGGTCACGGCGCCCTGGCGGAGCGTGCGCTCGTGCCGGTTCTGCCCAAGCGCGAGGACTTCCCCTACGCCATCCGCGAGGTCTCGGAGGCACTCGGATCCAACGGGTCGACCTCGATGGGCTCGGTCTGCGCCTCGACGCTGGCCATGCTCTCGGCCGGTGTGCCGCTGCAGGCTCCGGTCGCCGGCATCGCCATGGGCCTCGTCTCCGACGTCATCTCCACCGACACCGGCGACCAGACCGCATACGCGGCACTGACCGACATCCTCGGTGCCGAAGACGCCTTCGGCGACATGGACTTCAAGGTCGCCGGCACGCGCGACTTCATCACGGCGATCCAGCTCGACACCAAGCTCGACGGGCTGCCCGCCTCGGTGCTCGGTGCCGCACTCAAGCAGGCTCGCGAAGCCCGCATGGTCATCCTCGACGTCATCGCCGAGGCCATCGACGCGCCGGCAGAGATGGCTCCGACCGCTCCGCGCATCATCTCCGTGAACATCCCCGTGGACAAGATCGGTGAGATCATCGGGCCCAAGGGCAAGATGATCAACCAGATGCAGGAAGACACCGGCGCCGACATCAGCGTCGAAGACGACGGAACCGTGCTCATCGGCGCCGCCGACGGACCGGCTGCAGAGGCCGCCCGCTCGATGATCAACGCGATCGCCAACCCGCAGGTGCCCGAGGTCGGCGAACGCTACCTCGGAACCGTCGTGAAGACGATGAGCTTCGGCGCATTCGTCTCCTTGACACCGGGCAAGGACGGATTGCTGCACATCTCCGAGCTGCGCAAGCTCAACGATGGCAAACGCGTCGAGGACGTCGAAGACGTCGTCGGAGTCGGACAGAAGGTCCAGGTCGAGATCACGAAGATCGACGACCGGGGCAAGCTCTCGCTCTCACCCGTCGGCGATGAGGACGAAGAAGAGGGATCAGACAACTGA
- a CDS encoding ligand-binding protein SH3: MGKHSSPKPGFAKQLVRDLTPASKRSAGRHSADAPSTATSVLATVRQRPVVAAIAVPAAATAAVVGSTVAMGPPDTGNVTTEAADTSQQEEQTSPSAVSQDQIEAQREKAGEEYLEDVKDDPKYKNKTSKTTLDVKSPKPSPTREKAEAESGTAKASDEKSSEGGDTPEGISNEPCSVSSSIESGLQPNAVNGYRAVCAKFPEVKTYGGVRPGSGSSDHYTGAAVDIMITGSTGDRIAEYLIQNQSALNVKYIIWEQRIWQPGSGWSSMEDRGSPTDNHFDHVHASFN, encoded by the coding sequence TTGGGTAAGCACTCTTCGCCAAAGCCTGGCTTCGCTAAGCAGCTGGTACGGGACCTGACCCCTGCCAGCAAACGCTCTGCGGGTCGGCACTCCGCTGATGCGCCGTCGACGGCCACCTCCGTGCTGGCCACCGTCAGGCAGCGTCCCGTCGTTGCCGCGATCGCCGTTCCCGCCGCGGCCACCGCCGCCGTCGTCGGCTCGACCGTCGCCATGGGACCCCCCGATACCGGCAATGTCACGACCGAGGCCGCTGACACGTCACAGCAGGAAGAGCAGACGAGCCCCTCTGCAGTCAGCCAGGACCAGATCGAAGCCCAGCGTGAGAAGGCCGGCGAAGAGTACCTCGAGGACGTCAAGGACGATCCCAAGTACAAGAACAAGACTTCGAAGACGACGCTCGACGTCAAGTCCCCCAAGCCGTCGCCGACGAGGGAGAAGGCCGAGGCGGAGTCCGGCACCGCGAAGGCCTCGGACGAGAAGTCATCCGAAGGCGGAGACACCCCAGAGGGCATCTCGAACGAGCCCTGCTCGGTCTCGTCCTCCATCGAATCCGGGCTGCAGCCCAACGCCGTCAACGGTTACCGCGCGGTCTGCGCGAAGTTCCCCGAGGTCAAGACCTACGGTGGCGTTCGGCCAGGGTCGGGCAGCTCAGACCACTACACCGGTGCCGCCGTCGACATCATGATCACCGGGTCCACCGGCGACCGTATCGCCGAGTACCTGATCCAGAACCAGAGCGCGCTCAACGTCAAGTACATCATCTGGGAGCAGCGCATCTGGCAGCCGGGCAGCGGCTGGAGCAGCATGGAAGACCGAGGCTCACCGACGGACAACCACTTCGACCACGTGCACGCGTCGTTCAACTGA